From Pan paniscus chromosome 9, NHGRI_mPanPan1-v2.0_pri, whole genome shotgun sequence, the proteins below share one genomic window:
- the LRRN4CL gene encoding LRRN4 C-terminal-like protein has protein sequence MLGSPCLLWLLAVTFLVPRAQPLAPQDFEEEEAEETETAWPPLPAVPCDYDHCRHLQVPCKELQRVGPAACLCPGLSSPAQPPDPPRMGEVRIAAEEGRAVVHWCAPFSPVLHYWLLLWDGSEAAQKGPQLNATVRRAELKGLKPGGVYVVCVVAANEAGASRVPQAGGEGPEGADIPAFGPCSRLAVPPNPRTLVHAAVGVGTALALLSCAALVWHFCLRDRWGCPRRAAARAAGAL, from the coding sequence ATGCTGGGCTCTCCCTGCCTTCTGTGGCTCCTGGCCGTGACCTTCTTGGTTCCCAGAGCTCAGCCCTTGGCCCCtcaagactttgaagaagaggaggCAGAAGAGACTGAGACGGCGTGGCCGCCTTTGCCGGCTGTCCCCTGCGACTACGACCACTGCCGACACCTGCAGGTGCCCTGCAAGGAGCTACAGAGGGTCGGGCCGGCGGCCTGCCTGTGCCCAGGACtctccagccctgcccagccGCCCGACCCGCCGCGCATGGGAGAAGTGCGCATTGCGGCCGAAGAGGGCCGCGCAGTGGTCCACTGGTGTGCCCCCTTCTCCCCGGTCCTCCACTACTGGCTGCTGCTTTGGGACGGCAGCGAGGCTGCGCAGAAGGGGCCCCAGCTGAACGCTACGGTCCGCAGAGCCGAACTgaaggggctgaagccagggggCGTTTATGTCGTTTGCGTAGTGGCCGCTAACGAGGCCGGGGCAAGCCGcgtgccccaggctggaggagaGGGCCCCGAGGGGGCCGACATCCCTGCCTTCGGGCCTTGCAGCCGCCTTGCGGTGCCGCCCAACCCCCGCACTCTGGTCCACGCGGCCGTCGGGGTGGGCACGGCCCTGGCCCTGCTAAGCTGTGCCGCCCTGGTGTGGCACTTCTGCCTGCGCGATCGCTGGGGCTGCCCGCGCCGAGCCGCCGCCCGAGCCGCAGGGGCGCTCTGA